One genomic region from Haloterrigena gelatinilytica encodes:
- a CDS encoding midas domain-containing protein, translated as MVSRLQKLGVAFVALMVALSGGPALAGASSGANDDAGDMGDAGDVGESSATLESVQVETLELDNVTVENATIEELNVEEFDANVSALQEELDGNQTNASEDGNATGEANLTDIQFEQLELEDVELEEFEEMNESENDSAMNESEDNESEDGLGISDEEDNESDTAAAVQDDEDDGIGLDDNETEDNETEDNETENESAGQSLINESTEEVTIQNLTIETMDVGELTVDELNVGEDAGMNASANDSAMNESEDNESEDGLGISDEEDNESEDGLGISDEEDNETDTAAAIQDDEDDGIGLDEEDNETEDNATEDNESENATQEFENVTIEHFDVEEITIESMNVTSVEEADGEMNASENDSAMNESEDNESEDDGLGILGDDEEDNTSETGAAIQDDEDDGIGLDDNETEDNATEDNETEMDNESEGETISNLSASSITIGNSTVDTLTFGDASELDEIGSEEPEDNVTASEANETEDNATEEDNDTESESDSEDDGGLLG; from the coding sequence ATGGTTTCACGACTACAGAAGCTCGGCGTCGCGTTCGTCGCACTGATGGTCGCACTGTCCGGGGGTCCTGCCCTGGCCGGTGCGTCATCGGGCGCGAACGATGACGCCGGAGACATGGGCGACGCCGGAGACGTTGGCGAGTCGAGCGCGACACTCGAGAGCGTGCAGGTCGAGACGCTCGAGCTCGATAACGTCACCGTCGAGAACGCGACGATCGAGGAGCTGAACGTCGAGGAGTTCGACGCGAACGTGTCGGCACTGCAGGAGGAACTGGACGGAAACCAGACGAACGCCTCCGAGGACGGTAACGCGACCGGCGAAGCGAACCTCACCGACATCCAGTTCGAACAGCTCGAACTCGAGGACGTCGAACTCGAGGAGTTCGAGGAGATGAACGAGTCGGAGAACGACTCGGCGATGAACGAGAGCGAGGACAACGAGTCCGAGGACGGTCTCGGCATCTCCGACGAGGAAGATAACGAGTCCGACACCGCTGCGGCGGTCCAGGACGACGAAGACGACGGCATCGGTCTCGACGACAACGAGACCGAAGACAACGAGACCGAAGATAACGAGACCGAAAACGAATCCGCCGGTCAGAGTCTGATCAACGAAAGCACCGAGGAGGTCACGATCCAGAACCTGACCATCGAGACGATGGACGTCGGGGAGCTGACCGTCGACGAGCTGAACGTCGGCGAAGACGCCGGGATGAACGCGTCCGCGAACGACTCGGCGATGAACGAGAGCGAGGACAACGAGTCCGAGGACGGTCTCGGCATCTCCGACGAGGAAGACAACGAGTCCGAGGACGGTCTCGGCATCTCCGACGAGGAAGACAACGAGACCGACACCGCTGCGGCGATCCAGGACGACGAGGACGACGGCATCGGCCTCGACGAGGAAGACAACGAGACCGAGGACAACGCAACCGAGGACAACGAGAGCGAAAACGCGACGCAAGAGTTCGAGAACGTCACGATCGAACACTTCGACGTCGAGGAGATCACGATCGAATCGATGAACGTCACCTCCGTCGAGGAAGCCGACGGCGAGATGAACGCGTCCGAGAACGACTCGGCGATGAACGAGAGCGAGGACAACGAGTCCGAGGACGACGGTCTCGGTATCCTCGGCGACGACGAGGAGGACAACACGTCCGAGACGGGCGCAGCGATCCAGGACGACGAAGATGACGGCATCGGTCTCGACGACAACGAGACCGAAGACAACGCGACCGAAGACAACGAGACGGAAATGGACAACGAGAGCGAGGGTGAAACCATCTCCAACCTCTCCGCGTCCTCGATTACCATCGGTAACTCGACCGTCGACACGCTGACGTTCGGCGACGCGAGCGAACTCGACGAGATCGGGAGCGAGGAGCCCGAAGACAACGTGACGGCGAGCGAAGCCAACGAGACGGAAGACAACGCGACCGAGGAAGACAACGACACGGAATCCGAGAGCGACTCCGAGGACGACGGCGGACTGCTGGGCTGA
- a CDS encoding acetolactate synthase large subunit — protein MATTAELLVDCLEAEGVERVFGVPGEEIEDLLFALRESSIRFLPTRHEQGAAFMADVHGRLTGEAGVCLSTLGPGATNLMTGVADAQLDKSPVVAVTGQGGRERLHKESHQALDVVDVFEPIVAWNTRIGEPEIAPESVRKAFKLAEYEKPGATHLEFPEDVAAEEIDAEPIETRDPVRRPDPDDQSAARAARLLEEAERPILLAGNGAVRTRASQTIRSLVDRVGIPVVETYMGKGAISDREAASLMTLDSGPDEEAALAIDRADCVIAVGYDIAEHDPAGWNPDLEKTIVHVDYEPAEVYRHYNPDVEIVADVGAALAAIDERLSDAACSLWCDDLHEQLLESVTEPPADDDPITVRNCLPLLREAMADSDVLVSDVGSHKMAIAQSFPTYEPNTCVISNGLASMGIAVPGALAADLTTDANVVAGTGDGGFMMNAAELETASRLGCRFTTVVFNDDDYGLISQKQDSHRGEHTGTELSNPDLVTFAESFGIEAYRPEGWDEVEAAFSEAVPSDELALIEIELE, from the coding sequence ATGGCGACCACAGCCGAGTTGCTCGTCGACTGTCTCGAGGCGGAAGGCGTCGAGCGCGTCTTCGGCGTGCCGGGCGAAGAGATCGAGGATCTGCTGTTCGCGCTGCGCGAGTCGTCGATCCGCTTTCTCCCGACGCGCCACGAACAGGGGGCGGCGTTCATGGCCGACGTCCACGGGCGGCTGACCGGCGAGGCCGGCGTCTGCCTGTCGACGCTCGGCCCCGGCGCGACGAACCTCATGACCGGCGTCGCCGACGCCCAACTGGACAAGAGCCCGGTCGTCGCCGTCACCGGCCAGGGGGGTCGCGAGCGACTGCACAAGGAGAGCCACCAGGCGCTTGACGTCGTCGACGTCTTCGAGCCCATCGTCGCCTGGAACACCCGGATCGGCGAGCCCGAAATCGCGCCCGAGTCGGTCCGCAAGGCGTTCAAACTCGCCGAATACGAGAAGCCCGGCGCGACCCACCTCGAGTTCCCCGAGGACGTCGCCGCCGAGGAGATCGACGCGGAGCCGATCGAGACGCGCGACCCCGTGCGCCGACCGGACCCGGACGACCAGTCGGCCGCGCGCGCGGCGCGGCTGCTCGAGGAAGCCGAGCGCCCGATCCTGCTGGCGGGCAACGGCGCCGTGCGGACGCGCGCGTCCCAGACCATTCGGTCGCTGGTCGACCGCGTCGGGATCCCCGTCGTCGAAACCTACATGGGGAAGGGGGCGATCTCGGACCGCGAGGCGGCCTCGCTGATGACGCTCGACTCGGGGCCCGACGAGGAGGCCGCGCTGGCGATCGACCGCGCCGACTGCGTGATCGCGGTCGGCTACGACATCGCCGAGCACGATCCGGCGGGCTGGAACCCCGACCTCGAGAAGACCATCGTCCACGTCGACTACGAACCCGCGGAGGTCTACCGCCACTACAACCCAGACGTGGAGATCGTCGCCGACGTCGGCGCCGCGCTGGCGGCCATCGACGAGCGCCTGTCCGACGCGGCCTGTTCGCTGTGGTGCGACGACCTCCACGAGCAGTTGCTCGAGTCGGTGACCGAGCCGCCGGCCGACGACGATCCGATCACCGTCCGGAACTGCCTGCCGCTGTTGCGCGAGGCCATGGCCGATTCGGACGTGCTCGTCTCGGACGTCGGCAGCCACAAGATGGCGATCGCCCAGTCGTTCCCGACCTACGAGCCCAACACCTGCGTGATCTCGAACGGGCTGGCCAGCATGGGTATCGCGGTCCCGGGCGCGCTGGCAGCGGATCTGACGACGGACGCGAACGTGGTGGCCGGGACCGGCGACGGCGGGTTCATGATGAACGCGGCGGAACTCGAGACCGCCTCGAGACTGGGCTGTCGCTTTACGACGGTCGTGTTCAACGACGACGACTACGGCCTCATTTCCCAGAAACAGGACTCGCATCGGGGTGAGCACACCGGGACCGAACTGTCGAACCCGGATCTGGTGACGTTCGCGGAGAGCTTCGGCATCGAGGCGTACCGGCCGGAGGGATGGGACGAAGTGGAGGCGGCGTTTAGCGAGGCCGTGCCGTCGGACGAGTTGGCGCTGATCGAGATCGAACTCGAGTGA
- a CDS encoding RNA-binding protein: MFGAASSVGVFALVAGAFVVLVVGSWLRKRVRGGRSAERRQSYERHKAAQEREPPVDLGDVREAAVHEFTEHHTGERRAVCKIEGFVVFVEEVPGDLSVGDVIELEVLSFNRGHTSATARFRRIA, encoded by the coding sequence ATGTTCGGCGCCGCGTCGTCCGTCGGTGTGTTCGCCCTCGTCGCGGGTGCGTTCGTCGTTCTCGTCGTCGGATCGTGGCTGCGCAAGCGCGTCCGGGGCGGTCGGTCGGCGGAACGACGGCAGTCCTACGAGAGACACAAAGCGGCCCAGGAGCGCGAGCCGCCGGTCGATCTCGGCGACGTCAGGGAGGCCGCCGTCCACGAGTTCACGGAACACCACACCGGCGAGCGGCGGGCCGTCTGCAAGATCGAGGGGTTCGTCGTCTTCGTCGAGGAGGTCCCCGGCGACCTCTCGGTCGGCGACGTGATCGAACTCGAGGTGCTCTCGTTCAACCGCGGCCACACGTCGGCGACGGCGCGGTTCCGTAGAATCGCGTAG
- a CDS encoding DUF4397 domain-containing protein gives MTLSRRSTIKAIGVVGTGSAITGTALAINEHEDDEREADETTADDEELGAIRVGHFSPDAPNVDVYVDDQQILSDVGYGDLTPYLEIVPGTYSIAITAAGDDQPVYEGTIAVDSEFYTAAALGELEGESAGAAGDDMDVSAYDAATDTAGNESENVSDGGSALANETDGTGEMGDIESETDAGTFDVLLLVDSPSDDVEAGTAPLRVVHAVPDAPAIDVAEGETGALIFEDVAFTEPSGYVPVEPGSQTLELFPAGESAGMGEETSANGNESASGNETDDETVGEVDVISQPDPVVSVELDLEADTAYTAFAIGYLAELDDETVTAEQAASMTDETDDEDRSFSVLAAVDGEPGSETATDDSSGENESVTADDATEATDDELTADDALNETGEETENESTTADY, from the coding sequence ATGACACTATCACGACGTTCGACGATCAAGGCGATCGGTGTCGTCGGTACCGGATCGGCAATCACAGGAACCGCTTTGGCCATCAACGAACACGAAGACGACGAACGGGAGGCCGACGAAACGACGGCCGACGACGAGGAGCTCGGCGCGATCCGCGTCGGCCACTTCTCGCCGGACGCCCCGAACGTCGACGTCTACGTCGACGATCAGCAGATCCTCTCGGACGTCGGCTACGGGGACCTCACGCCGTATCTCGAGATCGTTCCGGGCACGTACTCGATCGCGATCACGGCCGCCGGTGACGACCAGCCCGTCTACGAGGGCACCATCGCCGTCGACTCGGAGTTCTACACGGCCGCCGCTCTCGGCGAACTCGAGGGCGAGTCCGCCGGCGCCGCGGGAGACGACATGGACGTCTCCGCGTACGACGCAGCCACCGACACCGCCGGAAACGAGTCGGAGAACGTCTCGGACGGCGGCAGCGCGCTCGCCAACGAGACGGACGGGACCGGCGAGATGGGCGATATCGAGAGCGAGACCGACGCGGGCACGTTCGACGTCCTGCTGCTCGTCGATTCCCCGTCGGACGACGTCGAAGCGGGGACGGCTCCGCTCCGAGTCGTGCACGCGGTGCCGGACGCCCCGGCGATCGACGTCGCCGAGGGAGAGACCGGTGCGCTGATCTTCGAAGACGTCGCCTTCACCGAGCCGTCCGGCTACGTGCCGGTGGAGCCCGGGAGCCAGACGCTCGAGCTCTTCCCGGCCGGCGAGAGCGCCGGGATGGGCGAGGAGACGTCTGCCAACGGCAACGAGAGCGCCAGCGGTAACGAGACCGACGACGAGACCGTCGGCGAGGTCGACGTCATCTCCCAGCCCGACCCCGTCGTCAGCGTCGAACTCGACCTCGAGGCGGACACGGCGTACACGGCCTTCGCCATCGGCTACCTCGCGGAGCTGGACGACGAGACGGTAACGGCCGAGCAAGCGGCGTCGATGACCGACGAGACGGACGACGAGGACCGCTCGTTCAGCGTGCTCGCCGCCGTCGACGGCGAACCGGGCAGCGAGACGGCGACCGACGACTCGAGCGGCGAAAACGAGAGCGTGACGGCCGACGACGCGACGGAAGCGACCGACGACGAACTGACGGCCGACGACGCGTTAAACGAGACGGGCGAAGAGACCGAGAACGAGTCGACGACGGCCGACTACTGA
- a CDS encoding NUDIX hydrolase, which produces MPTDPLAWETRDRQIAYTCPGFDVVNERVRLPDGTETEFDYLSEPASVCILPFTPDGDVVCIEEWRQAVGRVNRGLPVGGTEPDDDDLEAAARRELAEETGHEAESLERLVTVEPANGIADAVLHVFVARGCRPTAEQKLDHNESIRVAPTAFEDLLEAVREGEIRDGRTVLAVSYHRLFDAEA; this is translated from the coding sequence ATGCCGACGGATCCACTCGCCTGGGAGACCCGCGATCGCCAAATAGCCTACACTTGTCCGGGCTTCGACGTCGTTAACGAACGCGTTCGACTGCCCGACGGCACCGAAACCGAGTTCGACTACCTCTCGGAACCCGCCAGCGTCTGCATCCTCCCGTTTACCCCCGACGGTGACGTCGTCTGCATCGAGGAGTGGCGCCAGGCCGTCGGCCGCGTCAACCGCGGGCTCCCCGTCGGCGGCACCGAACCCGACGACGACGACCTCGAGGCCGCCGCCCGGCGCGAACTGGCCGAGGAGACCGGCCACGAGGCCGAGAGCCTCGAGCGACTGGTGACCGTCGAACCGGCCAACGGCATCGCCGACGCCGTCTTGCACGTCTTCGTCGCCCGCGGCTGTCGGCCGACCGCCGAACAGAAACTCGACCACAACGAGAGCATTCGGGTGGCACCGACGGCGTTCGAGGACCTGCTCGAGGCCGTCCGCGAGGGCGAGATCCGCGACGGCCGGACCGTTCTCGCCGTCTCCTACCACCGGCTGTTCGACGCGGAGGCGTAG
- the tgtA gene encoding tRNA guanosine(15) transglycosylase TgtA, with protein sequence MRECFELRDTDAGGRIGELTVPRADVTVETPALLPVINPNLDTIAPRRLADEFGAEILITNSYIIHGTDDVRERALEDGLHELLDFPGAIMTDSGSFQLSEYGDIDVTTEEILEFQHEIGSDIATPVDIPTPPDVPRERAEAELETTQERLEIAEGVDTGEMLVSAPVQGSTYPDLREAAGRHADGTDLDVFPVGAVVPLMNDYRYDDMVDAVAAAKRGLGADAPVHLFGAGHPMMFALGVAMGCDLFDSAAYALYARDDRYLTVRGTRLLEDLEYLPCSCSVCTGHSPDDLRALPDDEREEELAAHNLHVTFAEIRRIKQAIRAGNLLELVEQRARSHPTMLDGYRALLDHADQLERSDPVSKGAFFHVSSESARRPEVVRHHRRLERLSVPDSLFLTEGQPARGDEFDDSWRVEPPFGPFPRALSRSYPLTAEVPERTDRAALSAAADGVARLAEVNPDADLALGHRGWPAGVLERVPESVELIDLTSD encoded by the coding sequence ATGCGCGAGTGCTTCGAACTCCGGGACACCGACGCGGGCGGACGTATCGGCGAGCTCACCGTTCCGCGGGCCGACGTCACCGTCGAAACGCCGGCGTTGCTCCCGGTGATCAATCCGAATCTGGACACGATCGCCCCTCGTCGCCTCGCCGACGAGTTCGGGGCCGAGATCCTCATCACGAATTCGTATATCATCCACGGGACCGACGACGTCCGCGAGCGGGCCCTCGAGGACGGCCTCCACGAGCTGCTCGATTTCCCGGGCGCGATCATGACCGATTCGGGCTCCTTCCAGCTCTCCGAATACGGCGACATCGACGTCACGACCGAGGAGATCCTCGAGTTCCAACACGAGATCGGCTCCGACATCGCCACGCCCGTCGACATCCCGACGCCGCCGGACGTCCCCCGCGAGCGAGCCGAGGCGGAACTCGAGACGACCCAGGAGCGCCTCGAGATCGCCGAGGGCGTCGACACCGGCGAGATGCTCGTGTCGGCGCCCGTGCAGGGATCGACCTACCCCGACCTCCGCGAGGCGGCCGGCCGCCACGCCGACGGCACCGACCTCGACGTGTTCCCCGTCGGGGCGGTCGTTCCGCTGATGAACGACTACCGCTACGACGACATGGTCGACGCCGTCGCCGCCGCCAAGCGCGGCCTGGGCGCCGACGCGCCGGTCCACCTCTTCGGCGCCGGCCACCCCATGATGTTCGCGCTCGGCGTCGCGATGGGCTGTGACCTGTTCGACTCCGCCGCCTACGCGCTCTACGCCCGCGACGACCGCTACCTCACGGTCCGGGGCACGCGGCTGCTCGAGGACCTCGAGTACCTGCCGTGTTCGTGTTCCGTCTGCACCGGCCACTCGCCGGACGACCTCCGCGCGCTTCCCGACGACGAACGCGAGGAGGAGTTGGCCGCTCACAACCTCCACGTCACGTTCGCGGAGATCCGCCGGATCAAACAGGCCATCCGCGCGGGCAACCTGCTGGAACTGGTCGAGCAACGCGCCCGCTCGCACCCGACGATGCTCGACGGCTACCGAGCGCTGCTCGACCACGCCGACCAGCTCGAGCGCTCGGATCCCGTCTCGAAGGGCGCGTTCTTCCACGTCTCGTCGGAGAGCGCCCGCCGCCCCGAGGTCGTCCGCCACCACCGGCGCCTCGAGCGCCTCTCCGTCCCCGACTCGCTGTTTCTCACCGAGGGACAGCCGGCCCGAGGCGACGAGTTCGACGACTCCTGGCGGGTCGAACCGCCGTTCGGCCCCTTCCCGCGGGCGCTCTCGCGGTCCTACCCGCTCACGGCCGAAGTTCCCGAGCGGACCGACCGCGCGGCCCTGTCGGCCGCGGCGGACGGCGTCGCGCGACTCGCCGAGGTGAACCCCGACGCCGACCTCGCGCTCGGCCACCGCGGCTGGCCCGCCGGCGTCCTCGAGCGCGTTCCCGAGTCCGTCGAGTTGATCGATCTCACGTCGGATTGA
- a CDS encoding Lrp/AsnC family transcriptional regulator yields MTFELDEIDRGILHRLQGDARHTTAADIAGDVGVTANTVRNRIRRLEEAGVIAGYVPIIDYERTAKSMHVVVQCTVPIHERGDLAETALGVDGVVGVRELMTGHRNLRVDLAAENSEEITTAVSRLQRAGLEIEAEELIKAEYRQPFDHFGTDAVDS; encoded by the coding sequence ATGACGTTCGAACTCGACGAGATCGACAGGGGGATCCTCCACCGGTTACAGGGCGACGCCCGCCACACGACGGCGGCGGACATCGCCGGCGACGTCGGCGTCACGGCCAACACCGTCCGAAACCGAATCCGACGACTCGAGGAGGCGGGCGTGATCGCCGGCTACGTCCCGATCATCGACTACGAGCGGACGGCGAAATCGATGCACGTGGTCGTCCAGTGTACGGTGCCGATCCACGAGCGCGGCGACCTGGCGGAGACCGCCCTCGGGGTCGACGGCGTGGTCGGCGTCCGCGAACTCATGACCGGACACCGGAACCTCCGGGTCGATCTCGCCGCCGAGAACAGCGAGGAGATCACGACCGCCGTCAGCCGCCTCCAGCGCGCCGGACTCGAGATCGAGGCGGAGGAACTCATCAAAGCCGAGTACCGCCAGCCGTTCGATCACTTCGGAACCGACGCCGTCGATAGCTAA
- a CDS encoding PPOX class F420-dependent oxidoreductase, translating into MTAIPDAFHDLFEKQTFAHVATLTEDTDPHVTPVWIDYDADDDRLLVNTERGRRKERNVREDPSVGVSMVDPENPYRRLSIIGEVEEVTTEGAREHIDELAQRYTGEDEYGMPIETERVILRIRVDEVVDAQDTS; encoded by the coding sequence GTGACAGCAATCCCCGACGCCTTCCACGACCTATTCGAGAAGCAAACGTTCGCGCACGTCGCGACGCTGACCGAGGACACCGATCCCCACGTCACGCCGGTCTGGATCGACTACGACGCCGACGACGACCGGCTCCTGGTCAACACCGAACGCGGTCGCCGCAAGGAGCGCAACGTCCGCGAGGATCCGTCGGTCGGCGTCAGCATGGTCGACCCCGAGAACCCCTACCGGCGACTCTCGATCATCGGGGAGGTCGAGGAGGTCACGACCGAGGGGGCTCGAGAGCACATCGACGAACTCGCTCAGCGTTACACGGGCGAAGACGAGTACGGAATGCCCATCGAAACCGAGCGGGTTATTCTGCGGATCCGCGTCGACGAAGTCGTCGACGCACAGGACACGAGCTGA
- a CDS encoding HalOD1 output domain-containing protein, giving the protein MSNSFIGSIDDGFDGDISIAVVTAVATERDVEPTELPPLYESIDPDALDALFAPTRTGGPRRGRLEFTYDGHAIVVECGSDLEITIDGTPAAAEPISAGRADRLGDSPTGA; this is encoded by the coding sequence GTGAGTAATTCATTCATCGGTTCGATCGACGACGGGTTCGACGGGGACATCAGCATCGCCGTCGTCACTGCGGTCGCGACCGAGCGCGACGTCGAGCCGACCGAGCTACCGCCCCTCTACGAGTCGATCGATCCCGATGCCCTGGACGCCCTCTTCGCGCCGACGCGAACGGGCGGTCCGCGCCGCGGTCGTCTCGAGTTCACCTACGACGGCCACGCGATCGTCGTCGAGTGCGGGTCCGACCTCGAGATCACGATCGACGGCACCCCGGCGGCGGCCGAGCCGATTTCGGCCGGCCGCGCCGATCGACTCGGCGACTCCCCGACCGGCGCCTGA
- a CDS encoding PadR family transcriptional regulator has translation MDQLTGFQRDLLYVIAGKDRPSGQEILDDINTYIDQPVTHGRLYPNLDTLVEKELVEKGQLDRRTNYYALTPKGRRALRRRQEWVDQYVDV, from the coding sequence ATGGATCAGCTAACTGGCTTCCAACGTGACTTGCTGTACGTGATCGCAGGGAAGGATCGGCCGTCCGGTCAGGAGATACTCGACGACATCAACACATACATCGATCAGCCGGTCACCCACGGCCGGCTGTATCCCAACCTCGACACGCTCGTCGAGAAGGAACTCGTCGAGAAGGGGCAACTCGACCGGCGAACGAACTACTACGCGCTGACGCCGAAGGGGCGACGAGCCCTCCGGCGTCGCCAGGAGTGGGTCGACCAGTACGTCGACGTCTAA
- a CDS encoding Lrp/AsnC family transcriptional regulator, translating into MAADGLDEIDYGILHLLQQNARATTPVDMAEQLPVTDTTIRNRIEQLEDDGIIEGYVPIIDYEKAGFPIRLQFSCTAATDERQEVAERALELPQIVKVDEMLSARENIQALAVANNTEEVNEITSRLDDLPLTIERERLLRKTRSRPVDFFAGDVGEEQRPGDFRE; encoded by the coding sequence ATGGCTGCCGACGGACTCGACGAGATCGATTACGGAATCCTCCATCTTCTCCAACAGAACGCTCGAGCGACCACGCCGGTCGATATGGCCGAACAGCTGCCGGTGACGGACACGACGATCCGCAACCGGATCGAACAGCTCGAGGACGACGGGATCATCGAGGGCTACGTGCCGATCATCGACTACGAGAAGGCCGGGTTCCCGATCCGCCTCCAGTTTTCCTGTACGGCCGCGACCGACGAGCGCCAAGAGGTCGCCGAGCGGGCGCTCGAACTCCCCCAGATAGTCAAGGTCGACGAGATGCTGAGTGCGCGAGAGAACATTCAGGCGCTGGCGGTCGCGAACAACACCGAAGAGGTAAACGAGATCACGAGCCGTCTGGACGACCTCCCGCTGACGATCGAGCGGGAACGGCTGTTGCGGAAGACGCGGAGTCGTCCCGTCGACTTCTTCGCCGGGGATGTCGGCGAAGAACAGCGACCCGGCGATTTCCGAGAATAA
- a CDS encoding DUF7511 domain-containing protein has protein sequence MDELPDPRTESDTAGARTTDTDDPRDGPERDVRLEAVVVRYSADSDRCTLVPRDGPPEAMLTAWLSADLETVVDLEDAR, from the coding sequence ATGGACGAGCTACCCGACCCACGGACGGAATCCGACACGGCCGGCGCGCGGACGACCGATACCGACGACCCTCGAGACGGTCCCGAACGGGACGTCCGCCTCGAGGCGGTCGTCGTCCGCTACAGCGCCGACAGCGATCGCTGTACGCTCGTGCCGCGGGACGGACCACCTGAGGCGATGCTGACGGCGTGGCTCAGCGCGGATCTGGAGACGGTCGTCGACCTCGAGGACGCTCGGTAA